In the genome of Candidatus Bathyarchaeota archaeon, the window CCGCTTCCAGGCCAAAGATAAGCTAATGGACCGGGCACATGAGCGGTTCCAAAAGAGTTGCTTGGGTTTAATTCATGATCATCAACCCTAAAGAATGGGGGAGAACCTGATATTTTACCTAAAGTTGTATGAGCTGAAATCGATGAAGATTGAAGAATGAAGAAAAGTAGAAAAAAAGTTAAGAAAGATGCTGGTTTTTTATACAAAGGTTATTTAAGCACCTCTTTAAGTTTTAAAGGCGTTAAGAAGACTTCTTGAAGCTGAATCCTTTACGCTTAATAATAAAGCTTAAAACTGCGATTGCTGCGATTGCTAAAACCACAGCTATAATAACCATTGAGTACCTCCATTTAACATTTATAACTATTGGTAAGTTATCATTAAGATTGTAAAATTCATCTTGTATCCATTCGATTCTTAAATCTACTGTGTAACTGTTTGGCGGTGTTTTTCCATCTATATCCACTAGGAAGAATGCTGTTTTAGATTCTCCAGGGTTAATTGTTCCTAAGAAGTCAGTTAAAGTTCCTGAAAAATAGTTTCCAGCTAAAAGCTTTACCCTTACAGATTCAGCTTTAACGCTTCCATTGTTTTTTAATGTTATTTTAAAAGCTACTCCTAAATCTCCAGCTTGAAAAGATGTTGGTTTAGCTTCAATTATTGTGAATGAAGCTTTTTCAGCTATTGTAAAGCTTATTAAACCTATTAAATACTTATTTGATTCTTCAAAAGCGTATAAGCTTAATGGATAATTTCCAGGTTTAGCTTTTTCATTTATATCTATTAAAAAGCGGGCTTGCGCTACTTGGCTTGATCGAATAGTTCCTATAAAAGCTTCATTAGAGCCTGTTGAAGATGCTTTGAAAGGTTCATTAAGCTCAAGGAAAACTTTAAGATTATTAACTGAGCCTAAACCAGAGTTAATTATGAAAACTGTTAAAGCTACTTGCATATTCCCTGGATAAACTTTTGGAGGATTTGTAGATACGCTTTGAATATGAAGCTCCCCCTTCCAAATAGGTACATCAACATAAATTGTTTCAGTTGTTTCGCTTAGCATTCTTGCACTTCTATAAGTTAATTTAAAAAGCAGTTTATAAACGCCTTCACTTGCGTTTTGAACGATATTAAGCGTATATTGAAATGTAAAGCTTCTACCTGCCGCTATATCTCCTGCAACTTTAGTAACTGAATCGATTAAATGCTTCTCGCTATTAGAATAGTATTCGCAAGTAAATGGAGATTGAAGCATTAAAGTACCTTTAACATCTCTTGCAAAATCGTCTCCAGCATTAACTACAATTATTGAAAGTGTAGCTCCTTTATCGCCTGGGCTAGCTGTTAACGGGATAGCGGGGTTTACACCCCAATAAACACTTGAAACAACAAGCTTTGGAACACCAACTTGTGCTTTAACCATTGAACCATTTAAAATTAAGGATGCTAAAGCAATCGTTAAAACTAAAATTCTTAAAAACTTAAATTTTAACAATTTACTTTTCACCTCGTTAAAGCTTTTCTAAAGAGTGGGATTGAAATACTTAAAGTTATAATCGAATAAAGCAAAAGAACAATTATATCAAAGCTTATTTGGTTAAAGCTGGCATTTAAAACTATTACTTTTCTTAATCCATCAGCTGTATAATAAAGCGGCATAATTTTACCTATTACTTGAAGCCATTTTGGAAGCTGCTCTATAGGAAATAAGATATTGCAAATAAACATCGATGGGATTTGAAGAAGCATTATTAAAGTCATCGCTGTTTCTTGCTCGGGAGCCATTGTTGTTGCAATTATTCCAATTCCTATAAAGCTTGAAACCCCTAAAAGCATTATAAGCGTCATTAAAAGAAAGCTTCCATAAACTTTAACTCCAAAAAAAGCTATTGATATACCTAAAACCATAAAAGCTTGAATCATTCCTCTAACTGTTTGAGCTAAAACTTTACCTGTTATTATAGCGTAGCTGGATATTGGAGCAACAAGAATTCCATCTAATGTTCCCTGCTCTTTTTCTCGAGCTATAGCAGCAGCTAAACCTGAAAGCGTTCCCATAATTATATTTAAAGCCATAAAACCTGGCGCTAAAAATTCAAATGAGCTAGTTGTCCCAGCTATTAAATTTCTTCTTTCAATGCTTATAGGTTCAGATATAAAGCTTGCTTTAACTTGCTCGTTAATGCTTATGAGAAAAGAAGTTGAAATTCCACTTGAAATCATTTTAAAAAGCATTGAGATCTCAGAGTAGACTGCTGATGAAAGCTGAGGGCTTGTATCATCCATTGTAACAATAATTACAGCTTGAGTATTAGATTTTAAAGCTTTTGTAAACCCGTTTGGTATAACAATAACGCCTTTTAATTCTCCTGAAACAATTTTCTCTCGAGCAGCTTCAAAGCTTGAAAAATCTTTAACTTTTAAAAGTCCAGTTGAAGCAGAAAGTTGTTTAAATTGATCAGCAATATTATAAGCAAGTTCACCGCCATCCTCTACAACTATTCCAATTGGAACGCTAGAGTAGGGTGAAGATATTTTACCTGAGTAAACGTTGCTTGTTCCAACCGTTGGAAACATAAAACCAAATAAAAACATTAAAATAACAGGAAATGTTAAGAAGGCTATAAAAAGCATTTTCATTCTCCAAAAATATAAAAGATCTTTAAAAGCTATATCTAAAGATGCTTTAACGTTATTTGAGAAGCTCATTTTTAAATCCTTCCCATAACACCTATGCGCATATTGTTTGAAGTTGAATCTCTAAGGGTTCTTCCAGTAAGCTCAAGAAAAACTTCATGGAGAGAAGAACAATTGTATTTTCTCTTAAGGTTTTCTGACGTGTCTAAATCTATTATTTTTCCATGATCAATTATACCAACCTTATCTGAAAGTTTTTCAGCTTCCTCCATTATATGTGTTGTTAAAACTATTGTTTTCCCAGTTTCCTTAAGCTCTTTTATTAATTCTCTAATGAATTGAACGCTTTGTGGATCAAGCATAGTTGTAGGCTCATCTAGAAACAAGATTTTAGGATTATGAATTAAACCTCGAATAATATTTAATCTTTGACGCATACCACTTGAATAGCCACCTACAGGAAAATCTTTAAATTTAGTTAAAAGAACCATATCAAGCAATTCTTTAATTCTCTCTTCAAGCTGCTCTCCTCTTAATCCATAAAGCTTACCAAAAAACTTAAGGTTTTCAACAGCTGTTAACTGTGGATATAAAATAAGTTTTTCAGCTACAAGACCAATAACTCTTCTAACCTGCTCAGCTTGCTTAACTATATCGTAGCCTCCAACAATAGCTGTTCCTTCGGTTGGTTTAGTAAGCGTGCAAAGCATTCTTATGGTGGTGCTTTTTCCAGCACCATTAGGTCCTAGAAAACCGAATATTTCACCTCCCTTAACCTCAAAATTTATATGATCAACAGCTGTGAAGCCGTTAAATCTTTTAGTTAAATTCTTAGCGATTATCAATGAATCCATTTTAATCAACCGTTAAGCTTTTATATATAGCAATGCGATATAAGAGATTGAATAAGGAATATAAAAGTTTTGTGGTTAAATTGAGCTCCAAAACAGTAGCTTGGATTAAAGAAGTTTATAAAGGGTATTTAAGGTTGGTAATTTTAATGCTTCTAACTAAAAAGCCTATGCATGGATATGAGATAATGAATGAGGTTGAAGCTAGAACGCTTGGGTTTTGGAGACCAACCGCAGGTGGGGTATATCCGCTTTTAAAAAAGATGGAGAAGAAGAAGGAAGTAAAAAGTAAATGGATAAAAATATCTAAAAGAGATAGAAAAATTTATGAGATAACTGTTAATGGGAAAAGAAAGCTTCAAAACGCTTTAAAAAAACAAGAAATGCTAACTAATACTTTAAACGGGTTATGCACAGAATTTTTAACAGAAATTTTAGAGGTTAAACCTCAATTAAAACTTAAGCCGTTATCGTTGTTTCAAAATATTCTTCCGTTAGAAAATTTAAAACCGAAAACTGGTGAAGAAAAGAAGAGAATTTTATTAACTTTAAAATCTGGGATGGAGGAAGCTCTTGAAGCAACGCAAGAAATTCTTGATAAAATAAATCAAAAGTTAAATCAAATAGAATGAAACAGGTTTAATTTAGAATATAAAATTGAAGGGAAGCTTATTTTACAACTCCTATAGGGAGAATTTCTTTGTTATAAGCCTCATTTATAACTTCAGCTATAGCTAAATAGATTGCGCTGAAACCGCAGAAAACACCTTCAATACCCGCAACTCTAGTAACAATTGGTATATATAAGCCTACAACTAAGAGGAAGAATAAAACCGCTAGAGAAATGAACACTGTTTGAAGAGCTTTATTGCGTTTTAAAGTTGCTAAACTCATTAAGGCTGTGAATAAACCCCATAGAAAGAAGTAAGCAGCTAAGCTTGCTCTTTCAGGTGGAATAGTCCAACCAAGCCTTGGGAAAACTAAAAGAAAAACCAAAGATAACCAAAATAAGCCATAGGATGAAAAGGCTGCTGTTCCAAAAGTGTTCCCTTTTTTAAACTCCATTACTCCAGCTATTATTTGCGCTAAACCGCCATAAAAAATTCCCATAGCTAAAATCATGCTTCCTAAACCATATAACCCTATATTATGCAAGTTTAAAAGAACAGTAGTCATTCCGAAGCCCATTAAACCTAAAGGCGCGGGATTAGCATATTTAACTTCACTCAACTGTCGCTTCGCCTCTTTATTAATTGAAGAACTTTAGTTTTAAGAAAAGCATCTTTATAAATTTTTCGGAAGTAATGTAACATAAAGCTTTATATGGCTAATCCTTAAATTTTTTATTATGAGCATTCATGTTGCAGTTTATGGTTTAGGCTATATAGGAGCTTTAATTGCTAAAGCTGCTTTAACTAAGAGAAATGTTAAATTGGTTGCTGGAATAGATGTGGATTTAAGTAAAGTTGGCAAGGATTTAGGAGAAGCTTTAAATTTAAATAGGAAGCTTGGAGTAAAAGTTGCGCATGATGATGAAGCTGAAAAAATTTTAAGCGAAACTAAACCTCAAATAGTTCTTCATTCAACATTAACTCACTTAAATGAAGTGTACCCTCAATTAATTAAATGCATTAAAGTTAAAGCTAACGTTATTTCCACAGCTGAGACATTATCTTATCCATGGTATAGGCATCCTAAGCTCGCATCTTTAATAGATGAAGAAGCGAAAAAAACAGGAGTTTCAATCCTTGGAACAGGCGTTAATCCAGGATTTATTTTTGATTCTCTCCCAGCTTTCTTAACATCTACATGCGTTAAAGTAGATGGAATTCACATAATTAGATCTATAAATGCTGCTTTGCGAAGATATTCCTTTCAAAAAAAGTATGGGTTAGGCATGAGTGTAGAAGAATTTAAAACTAAAGCGTTAGGTCATACAGGTTACGCTGAATCAATACTTTTATTAGCTTCAATAATAGGGGTTAATATAGATAAAATTAAAGAAAACCAAGAACCTATATTAGCAAAGGAAAATCTGACGACAGAATATTTTA includes:
- a CDS encoding ABC transporter permease; the encoded protein is MSFSNNVKASLDIAFKDLLYFWRMKMLFIAFLTFPVILMFLFGFMFPTVGTSNVYSGKISSPYSSVPIGIVVEDGGELAYNIADQFKQLSASTGLLKVKDFSSFEAAREKIVSGELKGVIVIPNGFTKALKSNTQAVIIVTMDDTSPQLSSAVYSEISMLFKMISSGISTSFLISINEQVKASFISEPISIERRNLIAGTTSSFEFLAPGFMALNIIMGTLSGLAAAIAREKEQGTLDGILVAPISSYAIITGKVLAQTVRGMIQAFMVLGISIAFFGVKVYGSFLLMTLIMLLGVSSFIGIGIIATTMAPEQETAMTLIMLLQIPSMFICNILFPIEQLPKWLQVIGKIMPLYYTADGLRKVIVLNASFNQISFDIIVLLLYSIITLSISIPLFRKALTR
- a CDS encoding ATP-binding cassette domain-containing protein, which encodes MDSLIIAKNLTKRFNGFTAVDHINFEVKGGEIFGFLGPNGAGKSTTIRMLCTLTKPTEGTAIVGGYDIVKQAEQVRRVIGLVAEKLILYPQLTAVENLKFFGKLYGLRGEQLEERIKELLDMVLLTKFKDFPVGGYSSGMRQRLNIIRGLIHNPKILFLDEPTTMLDPQSVQFIRELIKELKETGKTIVLTTHIMEEAEKLSDKVGIIDHGKIIDLDTSENLKRKYNCSSLHEVFLELTGRTLRDSTSNNMRIGVMGRI
- a CDS encoding PadR family transcriptional regulator; this translates as MSSKTVAWIKEVYKGYLRLVILMLLTKKPMHGYEIMNEVEARTLGFWRPTAGGVYPLLKKMEKKKEVKSKWIKISKRDRKIYEITVNGKRKLQNALKKQEMLTNTLNGLCTEFLTEILEVKPQLKLKPLSLFQNILPLENLKPKTGEEKKRILLTLKSGMEEALEATQEILDKINQKLNQIE
- a CDS encoding acetate uptake transporter encodes the protein MSEVKYANPAPLGLMGFGMTTVLLNLHNIGLYGLGSMILAMGIFYGGLAQIIAGVMEFKKGNTFGTAAFSSYGLFWLSLVFLLVFPRLGWTIPPERASLAAYFFLWGLFTALMSLATLKRNKALQTVFISLAVLFFLLVVGLYIPIVTRVAGIEGVFCGFSAIYLAIAEVINEAYNKEILPIGVVK
- a CDS encoding dihydrodipicolinate reductase; translation: MSIHVAVYGLGYIGALIAKAALTKRNVKLVAGIDVDLSKVGKDLGEALNLNRKLGVKVAHDDEAEKILSETKPQIVLHSTLTHLNEVYPQLIKCIKVKANVISTAETLSYPWYRHPKLASLIDEEAKKTGVSILGTGVNPGFIFDSLPAFLTSTCVKVDGIHIIRSINAALRRYSFQKKYGLGMSVEEFKTKALGHTGYAESILLLASIIGVNIDKIKENQEPILAKENLTTEYFNINPGQVCGVKGYGFGYVNGKEFIKLELIAAVNQKDFDEIIIDGEPPLKWRNEYGTSGDIATAAMIVNMIPKVLKAPKGLITMKEFIPSISLI